The Epinephelus lanceolatus isolate andai-2023 chromosome 16, ASM4190304v1, whole genome shotgun sequence nucleotide sequence TGGACGATCTGCATCGCACCCCGGGGCTGACTGGTTAATGCTGACAGAGTGAACCTCTACTGACACCTGCAAATATaaactagctgctaactgagGCTGCTAATTTACTACACAAACATTCAGATGCAGAAATGTAGAATACGTGCACATGAGCAGGTGTTTTGTTATCCCCTGTTCCTCCATCAGTAAATATTACCTTTAGGACAACTGCTGGAGCAGGGTGGCAGCAGTCGTAGTGTTTGTTGTCAAACACCGTACAACCCAGTCAGGTTTCCATACCTGCACAGCTTGAATGTTACAGCTTGTCAAAACTGTTGTGCTTCCTCCATCTTACATAATAATACAACCAGAGAAAAGGTGGCCATAGATTTTAGGATTAAAAACCAGTTTCTGACACGGCCTAAACACTGTGTAAGCCTGGGAACATACAACTTTTTGTGAATCAATATTGTAAAGACACTGATAAAGACTGATCTGTAGGAACCACAGAGACATAAGGACGACTTACACCAGGTCACAGTGGTAACAAAAGGGGACAGAGTGTATTTTACAGCAGGTTAGAGCCTGGATTCGTGCAGCATGGACTTTGGTTCCCTCATGTGGAAGAACGATGGAAGGACTCCAACAACAGGCTAATGTTAGTGTGTTTACAAGTTGTAATCTCAtggacaagacaaaaacatTCACTCCTAGAATTTCAGGTAGCTGTGGTCCAATTTGCAGAACATTCAGACTATGATCAGATGAGTGCTGTGTATGAAAAGATAGTTTTACGTAGTTTACAAAATAGACTAATAACTAACCCGTTTAATGGTCCACAGAGAAACAGATAAAAGCATTTTTTCCCCGTTTCCAGTCAAACTCTCAAAGAAGCAGTATGTGTAAGACTGAGggggattgcagattgcaaccagctgaaagtggtcattgttcaggagattttacTGTGAGCCGAATtaaccacagaggtctctttctctccaaaacaaacagaacagctgatttcaactggtgaaaacactaaataaagcagtttcatgttacaaatcagtgtttttcctacGCTGTTTGGCTTGTCGGAGACAGGCCAGTAGCCCAgcatctgctaatgtgtgctcaccttttttctgacccagacattcaggagatttttaccatgagccgaattatccacagaggtctcttcctctctaaaacaaacagacctagtgatttaaaccggtaaaaacactgcataaagcagtttcacgttaaaaaattGGTGTTTATCTGATGCTATTTGGCATGTCTGTGTCAGGCTGTGAGCCAAGCATCTGCTATTCTGTGCTCACtttcttctctgataacttaagatccagatgttcaggaggttttaacccatagctgaattatccacagaggtctcattgtcttcaaacaaatgaaccaggtgatttaaactggtaaaatcattgaataaagcagtttcacgctaaaaaaaaatctgtttatccAACGCTGCTTGttacagaggggctgctaactagctGACATGAAAATGCGAATGGCTCTATCTGCAACCAGTGTAAGGtattctgaggtaacaaaaacactacagttcttattttcaggtgattataagcCAAAAAATTACACAcctatattccatttctgccaatatatgccCCTAGCATCGGTCATACACATGTACTTTACAGTACAAGCTTGAAGCTTTACTGATTAGGCCATTACACGTTTACTGAGAGAGAAAGGTGTCACAGTCCTTTAGGATATCTTAGCTTAATTAAACTAATCTCATATTAGCTGTTTATCATATTAATGTGGTGCAGAAAGAATGGTTAAATAAATTCAGTTTGTTTACTGTGGAGAAGGTTGTATGCATCCATTGCtgttaaaagaaaacagaagaagagtGCAGAGAGATATGCACACACTTCAGCCAAACAATTTATTATTGCATCACAGTTCTTTTACATTTCCACAATCACAAAACAATCTTCCTAACACTCCCTCAACATTTCAGCCCTGCCTCTGCTTGTGTCTCGGATTTGTCTTGCAGAACACGTACAAACGTCCCCTCCGTCGAACAAAGAAACAGTCTTCGCAGCGCTTCTTCAGGGCAGACTTGGTTTTCATCCCTGCCGAGGGCTGGACACAGGGAAGATGCTGACACTGTCCCAACAGAGACGGTCCACACTGTGCAGAGGAGCCGGACGAGGGAGGCTGGATGGAGCTGACTCTGGCTGACGACAGGAGTAGTGTGTGTGGAGCTGAGGTGAGGGAGCAGAGACATCTGTAAGCACTAGCTGCAGGTGAGGAGAAGCTCAGATGTAGCCGGCTCATCTGGGCCACTTGGCGAGTCAGGGAGGCAGCCAGGTGCTTCAAGAGGAGGGGCGCCATGGTGTCAAGGgctgcagagagagacaaagagaagtCATATATAACTGCAGCTACAAATCAAACTTATGTGATAtgaaactacattttttttgtgtcatgTTGTGACttgacttaaaggtccagtgtgtaggactgagggggacatattggcagaattGTTATTTAGTATAATAAGAATGTTATCTTTAGTGTATATTCATCTGGAAATAAGAAATGTagtgtttctgttaccttagaACGAGCCATTTAAATTTACAAAGGGCACGTGTTTGCCATGAGATTAGCCATGTTGCACAGGCATGttgctacagtagcccagagcagacaaaccaaacactggctctaaatagggaCATTTGCCTTTTTTGCGTTTTTGCCTCATAGTTAGCAGTCCCTCTGTGACCAGAGTGtcccaaaaatatatatatattttttaaaacatgaaactacttaaatgctgtgttttttattgattttaaaaaacgtgttctggggcgtcggtggcttagtggtagagcaggcgccccatgtacaaggctgttgccgcagcggcccgggttcgactccagcctgtgggcCTTTGCTGCCTgtcactccttctctctctccccccttcacgctcatctgtcctatcaattaaaggctaaaaaatgcccgaaaaaatatctttaaaaacgtgttccgtttgttttggaaaggaaaaTACCTCTGCAGGtcatttggctcctggtaaccGCTAGGGGTggaaatcaccagaggatccacaatATGATATCATCACGATGCTAAAGTCTTATTGCagttttaaatatgttgtgatacGCTGAGTATCGCAACAAAAGATATTGCGACATATCCTGATTTATAACCTttgtttcaactgtaaatttcAACTGTTCAACTCACttaagccatttttttttttacaggcaaTTGATTATATATTTCTAAtgggctacctaaagtttaatttgtatctGTAATATCATtcatttatataattaaaaacaatgataCTTGTAATGTTGTGACTATATCAATATCTGGATCTCAAGTTATCAGAGAcaacaggtgagcacacattaacaggTGCTGGGCTAACAGCCCCTCTCAGACATGCCAAACAacataggagaaacactgatttgtaacgtgaaactactttattcagtgttttaactgtttttaatcacctggtctgtttgtactaaagaggaagagacctctgcggataattcggctgaTGGTAAAAATTTCTTGAGCGTCTGGATCCTAAGTTATTAGAGAAAACAGGTtggcacacattagcaggtgctggacactcgccgacatgccaaacagcataggagaaacactgatttgtgacatgaaactgttttttttagtgttttcaccactttaaatcgtcaggtctgtttgttttggagaggatgagacctctgtggataattcggctcctggtaaaaacctcatgaacaatgaacactgtaGAAAATCTGACCTGtggaagttttagctggttgcagtAATGAACGATGAATGCCCTTAGCTGCTTCCCATcacattcaattttttttttatcaaacgCCAAAATATAACTCACCACGACATTAATCAGTATATGAAAGTAAATGTAAACATACCAAAAATAGCGCTGCTTCATCAATATAAATATCCCAGGTGTCAATGGTCAAATCAGTACTGCTCCGCATGTGTATGAATCATGAGAATCCGCAACATACGCATACAGCAAGCTTCCTAAAAATATTTAGCAACTTAATGTTAAGTCATGTGGAGCTTTACCTGACCCTGTATGACATATTTAAAGCTGTTACACATGTAAACACTACAGCCTGACAACACTGTCAGACAGCCATGCAACATGCCAAGGAGACAGCATGTCAGAGTTGACCTGATAGCGCCAATACCAGACATAAAATCGGTCCACACACTGGTCCCGGACATGACACAGCCTCATAACAAAACCACAGAGCGTTAACAAACCTTTCAAGTATCCCTTGAAGCTTTAAAACAGGGAATATATCCCTGAATGTTGCGTTTTATTCGGCTCAACGCGACCGTGGTGCTCTTCTTGCTTACAGGACACAACAGCTTCCGGTTAGCGATGGCGACGTTGAGTTGTATGCCCTCAGTTTAGCCTGTCAGACAGTTTCCTTCTCCAGCTTTGCCTTCTCTTTCCATTAGCAGACCCTAAAATGCCATAAGTCTTACTCGTTATGTTTTATTACGTCTACTTAAATATTAGACTTCAACTGGAAACCTTCCTAGCGTGGAATACCGTGGAGAAGTGTGTTGAACCTGTGAAGCAAAACTCAGGGGAATAAAAATTCCATAAATCGCGCTCCGCAAAGCACCCTGGGAGAACAGGCTGTTGTAAACATGGCGGCCGCAGTGGGCAGACTTCTGTCCTTCAGTAGAAATGCTAAGGTGCTCGCTTCACCTCTGAGGCTGACAGCTGTACCTGTTCACCGCTACAGTGTGGAGGTGTCCAGCACCGGGGAGGCCATCACTCACACCGGACAGGTGAGCGTTAACGTGACTCTCTGTGATTGTATCGTAACGGTATCACCTGGTGCCCTgacgttagcttagcatagctgcTAGGTCCGTTACGTCCATTATCGGACAGCCCTCAAAGTGACTAAGTTCTTTTCCCTTTCCCTCTAATATTTGGAGTTCGGCCATTGTTAGTAACACGGCTAATATCCACTGTGATAAAACGTAGCTTTGTTTGAAAGGACAGCTGATGTATTTGCTCTTTGATGGTGCTAGCAAAACATAGTGCCCTCAAACGGACCTCCAAGTCAGCAGCAAAATAAGATGTTGTAacgttactgctgctgctgtctgagtTCCTAACGTCACTGTTCTCCTCTCAGGTGTATGATGAACAGGATCCCAGGAGAGCCAGATTTGTTGGCAGACAGAAAGAGGTAAGTAATAACCAactcacttatttatttatttatttattcaaagatTAGTTTATATTAGCATATTGAAATTACAGTGCAGGTGCAGCTTTAGAAATGTGTCAGGTTTACATTGGTGCATCTGACATTTTATTCAGAAAAGACAGTAAAAGTAGAAAGATACTTATcctaaaacaaaggaaaataagCAAAGGAAAAAACTAacacattaaaaattaaaaacacgtAAACTTTAAGGATACTATTTctttaatatgtttatttcgacatttaaaaaaatcagaataaGTTGTAGACAAAAAAACCCTACAAAACAGACAAGCCATAAATCATTAACAGACTTACAATGAGAAACGTAAGTTAACATTTAATGTCTGAAAAGGAGTAGGCAGAAGTCCTAATCCCAATCCCAAACCACACTAATCCATCACTAACCAAACTACTACATAAATAAACTCTCCTCACCATcgatcaaacacacatttactcCACTGCTCTTCTTAATACCTGAGAACCAATATTATCCcgttaataaaacaaatatgaaaacagGAATTGAGAATACAGACAACAGTGTCACTCTGAGTGTGCTTTATATTCCCTCTGATCATTTCTGTACCTTGTGGAAATACTGTCTTTGTAcctctttttaaaatatatgtacAGAGAGAATGTACTAACACTAAACCTAAGGGACGTTTGAACTtgcaagcacaaacacacactgaatgtataaacacacaaatgGATCAGAAATCATCAGAGTTGGGAAAGGAAAACGAGAAATAGTTTTCAGCCCCTGTATggttctttattttctgtcatttaaggtgTACAGTGAGAGGCAAGTTCATTAATCTAGTCTCCTGGGGATGCTGCATGTTGTGCTCTCCAATAATTGGAAAGCATTTTGTCGCTGCAGTGTTTCTTACAGTGGTTCAACTTCACAGCAACAGAAGTCATATCCATCTATGTCCATATTCCTGGGTTCTGCTCAATATGCGAGCCTATTGTCCTTGAAGTGTTTATATTACTGTATTTCCAAAATTCTTCTATCACTGAGCAGCTCCAAAACATGTGCAGGACATCACCTCCACTGACTTTACATCACTGACACAAGGCAGAAATGTTGCTGTCAGTTTTATGTGGCCTGTAGAGGGGGTAATATGTTCTGTGAAATATATAAAATTGGATTTGTCTAAGCTTTGTGGAGATGAATACAATCTGTGTCCTCCTCACTTAAAACACAACCTAGATCTTTCTCCCCATTCTCCTTTTgtggatatttttttataaaatagGTACGTTGTCATTAATGATGCCATATATGAGGTGTTAATGCTTTGGTTGTAGCACATGCCCTGCTACACAGATAGATaactcatttattttaaatgtaaccaGTTAACTCAGAGTGAGTTGAGTCTTACTTGTGAAGTTATAATACGTGACAACTGTCGAACAACGTGACTGTCAGTGGTACTTTTGTATCGTATCATACAGATATTTAAATGTGGTCAACATCGACATCTTGTTCTGAGATCTGTTTCTGATCCCTGTGTCACCATATGCTCAAACAATGAATAGATGTTACAGAGGGTAGCCATCATaatcaaaacatccattaaaGTCTCATTGTGTTCAGACTTCGTGTTGGGTCCCTTTCCCCCACATAAACCTTATATCACAAAGCTTTTAACGACAGAAATCACGTTTTATGTGTCAAGGTGAATCAGAACTTTGCCATCAAACTGGTGGCAGAGGAGCCAGTGACCGACATTGAGGCCAGAGTGGTGTCCTGtgatggaggtggaggagccctGGGTCATCCCAAAGTCTACATCAACCTGGTAAGAGCCTGTGCAGActaatgtgatgacatcatatcAGTCCATTTGACTTGATCATATTAGTGTGATAATCCAGCCAGAGCCTCTCTGGAAGAAATGGCTGTTTACCATTTCTGTACCAGCAGCCAAATACTGTGTGAACTGTGACTCAGATTATAGTGTTCATGTGGTTTAATTGTGTTgtgttatattttatatttatttgaagCCGGGGTTTGAAAataccccctcctcctgcagctcccccctctctgtcctacGCCCTTCCCCACCAGATGACCACAGCATATCCATGTGCTTCATACAATAACCTAGTATTTcccatacactgatttattgaaacatttttaattgtAGAGTTGCCTGCAGCATGTTTGCTCAGGCTCTACTTGCCCAGCAcactctctgtttatcagacctcCGCCTCGCTCTCAGTCACTGTGGACAGCATCGGTAAACAACCTTCAGTCAACAGCTGTAGCAGCTTTAATTCGGCCACCGCAAACCCCCCCCCAGTGCTAGGTGTCACAGTAGTGGCTCTCACCtgtgtaaaggcagcaacagaaagtttgctaatcTGGCAGGGAGTCGGGGCTGCACTGGCTGATTTCAgattgctgcagctgctgacggGGGGtgtgtctccagagctgctTCCCGCTCGCCTCCCAGCGAGGTGTTCTGTAGCGAGGGGAAGTGagaggcagaggacacactgtgatttgaggctTCAGCTAACGTCagctacataaacataaacttgAATCTATAGCTCCGGTTAGCAGGAGGCTAAACTATTAACAACATTTATGCTCCATCTGTGAAATGCTTTGTCGACATCGACACATTTCATTTAGTTTATTGTCGGACTCTCTTTTTTTATCAGTCTgtcctatattaatgaaggttcattagtacggtttgtatttctctgtaatgtagcacagtgttaacaatgttactgatactattctttctcacaccttcaactcaaaccaccaaaatatatcatttaatcattacattcatatcagaaacatgcaggagactagtccactgatggaccctgatgaggactgttggtccactgatggaccctgatgaggactgttggtccactgatggaccctgatgacgactgttggtccactgatggaccctgatgaggactgttggtcggTTTTACAAAGGTCCTGAATGATAGATACTAACTGATGttgtttgtctctctttctgcagGATAAAGACACAAAAGTGGGCACGTGTGGCTACTGTGGATTACAGTTCAAGCAGAAGCATCATCACTGAAACGTTTCCTCTGTCTTTGCTTCTCTGTGTAAATTGCCATATTGGTTAATAAATTATATgttgtccgtccgtctgtctgaGCGTGAATTCTTTTGAGTGAAGCCTGTTTAAAGCGACGCTACAGCACTGATGTCGTCTATAAAAACATATGTGCAGGGAACATATGCAAATGTTGCTTTGAGGATTGTTTATGTGAAGGGTACACATTAAAATTTCCTCAGTTTTTGATGATGTAGCGCAGCAGTGTAACTGAATCTGGGTTACTTATCCAGTGTGATTGTTGGGTGCAGTTCCCCCTGTGCCAGGCAGAGGTCAGCAGTGTCCTGCACATGTGTTTGCTCTGGTTCAAAGACAGTGAAAGGCTCTTATGTTGAGAAATAAAAGCCAAGTTTTAGATGTTGTTTTCCACTGCACGAACCAGAGCTGTGGTTTGTGTGTAgtaaagctttaaatggtctGAACTCTAATAAGAGCTGATAAAAGTTGCACTGCAGCTTAAAAATCTGCCTCATTGTTATGTGCATTAGTTTTTCCTGCATTTTGGAGCACATGCATAACTGATCACTTGTGATAACAGTGCTTTGAACTCTCCTATATCAAAAAGCAGCTGCGCTCATGAGTTGTGTTTACTGTAAGGAGCAGTGAGAGAACCTTAGCATTCCTTGTGCATCAGCCCCTCGCAGCCTGCGATGTAGAGTCTCGCTCTGCCAAGCCTGGAGGACATCAGGAGGGAGCCAGCCTGATAAGACACAGTAGCGCGGAACAATACATGTTTGAAGAAGatcatatatatatttcatcGGGCTTATTCTCCATAGACCTCTGCATGCCAAATTGGCCTGTGCTTGACTCAGGCTCCAGACAGCACTAGCCTGTTCTGTCCCCAGTGATGCAGCCAGTGGAACTGCATTTTCCACACCATGGAGCTCAGGTTGGGAAGAGTAGTCAGGCTGATATAATTGGCCCTGGTGACTCCTGGAAGTGAAGCTTATGCTGTAGTTAACCTCATCTATAGTCAGACCACTTTGGATGATTGAAGGGGAGAGAGGTGCATTGTTAAAGTGAGGCAGGCGAGCCGGGTCAGTGTCAGAGAGCTGACTGGTTGGTTTTGCGGTTGGTAAGTCTGAGTGGTTCAGAGGTGGTGGTTGGTTGAGTTGGAGGCACTGCCGGGGGCAAAATCTTCAGATGAAACTGAGCATATGAATTGAGCTGAATTAAacagcagtgtgtttttgtgctggATTTAACTGCACTGTTTAATTATTCACCGCTCTTAAACACATCAGCTGGAATGATAGAATATTCTTTAACATCATATATGTGAAGTCAATCCAGATTGTTGAGTTGGACTCAATTTGCACGCAGACTCATTCATGGGTTCAACCTTAAACTGTCAAATCACCGCAGGGGTCTTTGGCTACATCCAGTTATCCTCTTTCTCTCAGTATGATATTAGATAATAATTGCAAATACAGCTCTTAAGCATAATGTGACCTGCACTGTTGGGTCAGAGCAGTCAGACAAAGATGGGCTCAAAAAGGACTGTAATCATATTGAAAATCTGCTCACTGCTGAGCCACACAATAGATAATGGAGTTAAATGCCAGTGGATTCCTTAACACAGCACCCCTCCACAACAATCACTCACTCCACACAAAACATCCTCCTCGTCGCCGTAATTGCCCTATTAAAATATTTCTCCTTGAAGATGTGTCACATTACAGACCCTCAGGCTCATTATGGAGCTCCCTGCAGCCAATTATCTGAACCTCCGTGTCTAGAAGCCACTGTGACCAAAAGGGGCTCGTAGGCAGATCTGGGAGCAGCCCGCCCTCCTCAAATCTATACTTACTGTACGAGaggcaaaaacagaaaactgacCTTTGGTCATTGTCTCGGGGCGACTCCACTCAGCTCCACTTTAGAGTCAGGTGACAGAGCTTCTGACCTTTACCATGGAAATAATGACTTGTACTTGTGCCAGGAGCTCAGAGGGTTACCGCAGGGAGCGAGACACCTCTGGCGACATGTGACAGTTTTTGGAGGAGAGAGTTTGCACTCAGCACTTTGATAGCCCCGGGAAACCAAAGTGTGTGTGACAAGACGCAAGAGACTTAGaactgtgtgtatatgtatgccagagtgtgtgtatgtgtgtgtcgggGTATGCGACAGAGGCACAGACAGTGTTGAAAGGAAATAGGTGTCAGACGGAGGGTGCAGAGAGGAGTAATTTGAAGTTGTCAATACTTCCTGTGCAGACATTCCATCTGAAATTATAAAAGTCGAGGTGATTCGGAGAAAGGGCCGCAGAGCGCAGAGTGAATGGAGCCAACAATTAATTCAACTGAAACATTGGTTTTCTGAgtggaataaaaaaagttttcctcTCGCCCCCGTGTCAGTTCTCCCATAAGACACAAAGAGCCAAATAACTGCTGGTGGTGTGAGCCAGACAAGTAAACAGTGGCTCTAACATTCCCCGACCTGTACAGCAACACACTGAGGCTTAATCACATTATATGGCCCAGGGAGCAGGCCTTCGTGTCAGACTGGCTGTTGAGTGGCTCGCTTGTGTGTCGagagcagacagaggtgaggtgaGACGagtggagggaaggagggagggagaggaggtggagggggggttGAAGAATGGGGGATGAGAGTTAGATGTGGGGTAAGGGaagggaaagaggaagaggagaagatggGTGAAGGCTGGAGGAGTAGAGGGGGAAAGTGTGAGAAGTCAGTGGAGGAAGATGAGTGTGAAACAGGGAGGTGAGAGAGATGATGGAGGATAAAGCtcaaaagtaaaaatgtaaaaatctgaCATATTCCCAGTTTTGATGGTGTTTTGCATCAtaattgtactttttaaaacatctttattAATTTTGAAGTTCACACCAGCATTCTTATACCTAAttaccaaaataaatgtttatgtgtggttaggtttagacacaaaaaccaacTGGCTATGGTGAggagaagatcatgttttggcttaaaatactcagTTTCGGGGGCACTATCCCTGCTAGAAAAGCAGcgatgtcacagtaaaaaaaaaaaaaaaaagaaaacacttttcGTTGCGCATTTcctgcaggaaaagcagcgatgtgttggtaaaaaacatccactttttgtggcacagtATCCTctagaaaagcagtgatgtctctgtaaaatacAACTGCTCTTGATGGCACAAttccagctggaaaaacagcaaattgttggtaagaaaaacaaaaaaaaacaacaacagcggttcatgccactatcccagcaggagaTGCAGCAGTGTCTCTGTAGCCACTGCCACTTTTGTGTTATATTGCCCCCTGGAAAAGCAGCATATTCTTGGTAAAAAAGAACAGCATTTTATGGCAACAATCCCCGCTGgaaaagcagaaatgtaaaatgtaaaaaaaacaacaactgcatTTCGTGCCACTattctggcaggaaatgcagcaatgtcttttaTGGCACAatagctgctggaaaagcagtgatgtctctgttaaaaaacttttttttttgtcccggTATCACAGCATAAAACACAGctgtgtctcagtaaaaaaaaaacactttccgTCACATCATACCCTCTGGAATAGGCAACGGGTTGAAACGACACCGAAAACACCTGCAAAATCCTgcgtttggtgcctaaaatgTCGCTGGAAATGCAGGAATGACTCGCTAAAGcacatttgcttttgttgtgtcTTGGTCTTAAACAATGGTCTGCAGTTAGGCAGGCGTCACGTCTAagtgacacgccatccaccatgtCCTCCGCCTTGTGCTGAGAGTAAGCTCATATACTACTCTACTTTACAAACAGTGATATGATTtctatgaaatgtacaaatgtatgtGTGGTTTGGAGAATCGTACAAAGCCCGCACTTTCTCCTGGTGACTGAACTGCTATTTT carries:
- the mrpl36 gene encoding large ribosomal subunit protein bL36m, which codes for MAPLLLKHLAASLTRQVAQMSRLHLSFSSPAASAYRCLCSLTSAPHTLLLSSARVSSIQPPSSGSSAQCGPSLLGQCQHLPCVQPSAGMKTKSALKKRCEDCFFVRRRGRLYVFCKTNPRHKQRQG
- the ndufs6 gene encoding NADH dehydrogenase [ubiquinone] iron-sulfur protein 6, mitochondrial; the encoded protein is MAAAVGRLLSFSRNAKVLASPLRLTAVPVHRYSVEVSSTGEAITHTGQVYDEQDPRRARFVGRQKEVNQNFAIKLVAEEPVTDIEARVVSCDGGGGALGHPKVYINLDKDTKVGTCGYCGLQFKQKHHH